CTGGAAAAATCTTCAATGGATAATTTATTATATCAACATTTATGTCGCCTATTATTGTTATATCAACCATATCAAGCACTTATCCCTTCTCTTCTTAGTTCATTAAATATAATTTCTCTTATCTCATTTAATTTTTCTTTTGATGTTGCCTCAAATCTCAAGGACAACTCAGGTTCTGTGTTTGATGGTCTCAAGAGACCCCATCCATCCTTTGTCTCCAACCTAAGGCCATCAACACTAATTACTCTGTACCCCCTTAAAATCAGTCTCATTCTTATTCTTTTTACAATTTTTTCCTTGAGATCATCGGGGCATGTTATTCTCTCTTCCTCTGTTGATATGTATTTCATGAAGGGTCCGGTTATTTTGGATAGTTTATCTTCTTTTGATAAAATTTCCAGAAACTTTAAGGCAGCAAACATACCATCTTCATAAAAATTGTTTTCAGAAAAATAGAAGTGTCCGCTCAGCTCACCACCCAATGGAGATCTTGTCTCAAGCATTTTTTTAACTATATTGGGATATCCAACCTTTGAGATGACTGGAATGCCACCATTATTTAAGATATATTCAATAAAAGCCCGTGAAAATTTTACTTCATGGACGATCTTTGGTTTTTTGTATCTTCTCAGAATATCTTTTGAGAAAAATATCATAGATATGT
This portion of the Candidatus Aenigmatarchaeota archaeon genome encodes:
- a CDS encoding phosphomannomutase/phosphoglucomutase — encoded protein: GLRMSGCDVIDAGIVPTPVLYFSILKTGADGGVMVTASHNPPEYNGFKFRKKKSLPFDYRTILKIKKVATRNRFVRRKFGSLNNVDFVKDYIEYMKNKFILERKLKVVVDAGNGNCGQIFPKILRSVGCKVTELYCKPDGRFPNHIPDPSMDENLADLRKRVLKTRSDVGIAFDNDGDRVAFIDEKGNIIRGDISMIFFSKDILRRYKKPKIVHEVKFSRAFIEYILNNGGIPVISKVGYPNIVKKMLETRSPLGGELSGHFYFSENNFYEDGMFAALKFLEILSKEDKLSKITGPFMKYISTEEERITCPDDLKEKIVKRIRMRLILRGYRVISVDGLRLETKDGWGLLRPSNTEPELSLRFEATSKEKLNEIREIIFNELRREGISA